ATTTACGTTTGCCTCTGCTCCCGGCTTTCATTATATTTGTAACTGTAAAAAGGTAAAATTATGCAGACAGTATTGTTTCACGAAATCATATTCGGTCCCATACACAGTCGTCGGTTGGGAATATCGCTGGGTGTCAACCTGCTCCCGGTGGACGGTAAGTTGTGTTCATTCGATTGTGTGTATTGCGAATGCGGTTATAATGCGCAAGGAGTGGGGAAGAGCGGATTGCCTTCGTCCGATAGAGTAGAGGAGGAGTTAAAATCTCGTTTACAATCCATGCACGAGGCAGGGGAAAAGCTCGATGTGATAACTTTTGCCGGGAACGGAGAACCTACTCTACACCCTGAATTCGAGAAAATCATAGATACTACGCTTTATCTTCGGGATCACTATTATCCCGAAGCCAAGATAAGTGTACTATCCAACGCTACCCGCATTCACGACGAATCGGTGTTCAGGGCATTGAATAGGGTAGATAATAATATACTTAAACTCGATTCGCTTCGTCCCGAAACAGTCGTGTTGATAGATAATCCGAACGATCCGCATTTCGATGTGAATAAGGTAGTGGATAATTTAAAACGTTTTTCGGGTAATGTCATTATCCAAACAATGTTTTTGCGAGGGTGGCACGACGGCAAGCGTATTGACAATACGGTCGAGGAGGAGCTGAAACCGTGGTTGGAGACTTTACAGCGCATTTCTCCTCGTTCGGTAATGGTTTATACCATCGATAGGAAAACGCCGGAGGAATCGCTCGAAAAAGTGTCTCGTGAGGAGTTGGAACAGATAGCCGACAGAGCGAGAGCGTTGGGCTTCGAAGTTTCCGTGTCGGCTTGATGGAAATAGGGTTGTACCATGTAATATGAAAAATCCCGTTGTAGATTCTTTACAACGGGATTTTTTCTAAAATGAAGATCGGCTTATTCCACAACTATTTTTTTACTTTGTGTGGATTGTGCATTACGAACTTTCACTATATAAATTCCTCGGGTTGCATCGATGGTTTTTTCTTGATAAATATTACCTTCCCAAACTAATGCACCGCTCGTCGAATAGACTTGGACATGGGCATTTTCGGCATTTACTCTTATAATTCCCGGAGTGCTCCATATCTTCATTCCCGAATTTTCTATCTCGGTTATGCTTGAACCTTCGTCGAAAGCAGCCGTTACGACCGAGGCCATTTTGACTACAAATTCTCCATTGGTGACGCTTACGCCATTTACCCAAACATTTTTCAGATAGAAACCTTCATCGGGATTACCTTTTACGGTAACTGTCGTATTTTTTATTACTTTACTACCCGAATTAACGATTTCGTTGTCGCTGTTCCGCAATTCCAAAGTTCCGTTTTCGGTAGGCTCGATAGTTATATAAGCTTCGTTACAACCGCTGCCATCTCCATCGACAGAAACTTTCCAACCTTTTTTGGTAGCCATAGAGGTTTCGCTACCTTCCGCTTCGTTGGGGTTGTTGATTCCTGCGATAAACATATTTACATTGGTGGGTGTCGTTGAACATTTGGGTAGATTGTAATACAAGTCGTTCAAAGCGCAGGCGGACATTCCGTTACCGGAACATTCGAGATAGTTGAGTTTCGTGTTATTACTCAGGTCGAGAGAAGTCAATTGATTTCCGTCGCAGAACAGGCGTTCGAGCAATGTATTTTTCGATAGATCGAGAGTGGTAAGTTTATTGTTCGAACAGATGAGTTTTACCAACTTCGTATTATGGGTGACATCGAGGGCTGTAAGACCGGTGTAGGAACATTGAAGTTCTTCCAGATCGGTTAACATACTGGCATCGATAGATTTTAGTTGCTCGTTGTTCTGCACGTCTAGTAATAGTAGTTTTGTATTCGAGGAAACAGTCAGCGATGTCAGTTCGTTATTTTTA
The sequence above is drawn from the Barnesiella intestinihominis YIT 11860 genome and encodes:
- a CDS encoding radical SAM protein codes for the protein MQTVLFHEIIFGPIHSRRLGISLGVNLLPVDGKLCSFDCVYCECGYNAQGVGKSGLPSSDRVEEELKSRLQSMHEAGEKLDVITFAGNGEPTLHPEFEKIIDTTLYLRDHYYPEAKISVLSNATRIHDESVFRALNRVDNNILKLDSLRPETVVLIDNPNDPHFDVNKVVDNLKRFSGNVIIQTMFLRGWHDGKRIDNTVEEELKPWLETLQRISPRSVMVYTIDRKTPEESLEKVSREELEQIADRARALGFEVSVSA